GACATAGCGGTGCGATTCGATCCGGACATGAGCGAGCTTGGGCGTGGCGTGGAGCGCGCGTTCGATCCACACCCCACCGGGTTCGGATTCGGTGATGCGCGCGGTTTCGCGCAGCAATTCCTCGATATGCGCGGTGACCGCATCGATCCCGTTGGCGAGATGACGATCCATCCAGGCGATCAGCACTTCGTTCTGGCGATCCATCAGGCGCCGGCCGAGCGCTTCGATCACGGCGTATTTGTCCTCGAAATAGCGATACAGCGCGGGTGGCGTCACACCGGCGCGGGTGCAGATCATGTTGGTCGAGATCCGCTCCATGCCGACCTCGGCGAGCAAACCGCCGGCGATGTCGAGCAGATGCTCACGCGTCTGTTGC
This portion of the Sphingomonas sp. So64.6b genome encodes:
- a CDS encoding TetR/AcrR family transcriptional regulator, encoding MTKPRAAAPTRAVAKAPPKQARAQQTREHLLDIAGGLLAEVGMERISTNMICTRAGVTPPALYRYFEDKYAVIEALGRRLMDRQNEVLIAWMDRHLANGIDAVTAHIEELLRETARITESEPGGVWIERALHATPKLAHVRIESHRYVTDRQVEAFAPFFPDLPREVLWRRIRMAVEFGYVADEMLSEEDRIPPDDVFAEASRMLRLVLLGDDKQEAAK